A window of Synchiropus splendidus isolate RoL2022-P1 chromosome 9, RoL_Sspl_1.0, whole genome shotgun sequence contains these coding sequences:
- the heatr5b gene encoding HEAT repeat-containing protein 5B isoform X2, giving the protein MELAHSLLLNEEALAQITEAKRPVFIFEWLRFLDKVLVAANRVDVKEKQKKLVEQLTGLISSSPGPPTRKLLAKNLATLYSIGDTFTVFQTLDKCNEIIKNKDDTPLYLPTKLAAVACVGAFYEKMGRMLGSSFPDTINNLLKALKGAESQGRAEILLSLQKVLCGLGGAAASCHRDIYKNARSLLTDRSMAVRCAVAKCLLELQNEAVFMWTTELENMATSCFKALEGSNYGVRVAVAKLLGTVMATALMPKQAAVMRQNVKRATLEEVFELMSTGFLRGGSGFLKSGGEMLKGGASVSREVRVGVTQAYVVFVTTLGGQWLERNFATFLSHVLDLVSHPRATQTHVEAVYSRRCVSFMLRATLGGLLGEKAQIAAGKEICQAISKQMRAVEAVVNDISGENKAGAGDVSASQHVMVCALKELGSLVQSLSATASPLIQEPSIGLLETVTSVLLHPSMAARLAAAWCLRCVAVALPYQLTPLLDRCAERINSLKTSPEAVSGYSFAMAALLGGVHQCPLGIPHSKGKSVVSIAEDLLRTAAQNSRLSLQRTQAGWLLLGALMTLGPSLVRYHLPKMLLLWRNVFPRSQKELEAEKARGDSFTWQVTLEGRAGALCAMRSFVAHCPELLTEDIIRRLMTPIECAMTMMSHVPAITKVHGAHLKASAAMVRLRLYDILALLPPKTYEGSFNALLRELVAEFTLTENSANTTTSLLRSLCHYDDSVLMGSWLQETDHKSIEDQLQPNSASGSGALEHDPSSIYLRVPVGEAIPGPLPLGVSVIDASVALFGVVFPHVSFKHRLQMLDHFAECIKQAKGVRQQAVQLNIFTAVLSALKGLAENKSTLGPEEVRKSALALVMGALDNPNPILRCAAGEALGRMAQVVGEATFIARMAQTSFDKLKSARDVVSRTGHSLALGCLHRYVGGIGSGQHLKTSVSILLALAQDGSSHEVQTWALHSLALIVDSSGPMYRGYVEPTLSLVLTLLLTVPPSHIEVHQCLGRCLGALITTVGPELQGNGATISTIRSSCLVGCAIMQDHSDSLVQAAAISCLQQLHMFAPRHVNLSSLVPCLCVHLCSSHLLLRRAAVACLRQLAQREAAEVCEYAMSLAKKAGDGKDNNIINLNISETGLEGALFGMLDRETDRKLCSDIHDTLGHMLSSLAVEKLSHWLKLCKDVLAATTDVGGAVAFEVEKDEEDAEKKDEMDDDSMFTGLGEDDKSKPSVAPRWVTRVFAADCLCRIIHLCENADKAHFDLAAARAAQAKNPKGDLLVLHLSDLIRMAFMAATDHSNQLRMAGLQALEDIIKKFAAVPEPEFPGHVILEQYQANVGAALRPAFSPDTPSDITAKACQVCSTWIGSGVVSDLNDLRRVHNLLVSSLDKVQAGKGSSSQLYSESATTMEKLAVLKAWAEVYVVAMKVKKEADSKPAKMVRSGDEDDDDLSADVLPPDSLITLVQPELPSLSQLWLAMLRDYALLTLPAEFSSQLPPDGGAFYTPETIDTARLHYRSSWAPVLHAVALWLNSTGFEGGKETAPSAPSKSPVLPAGASLSNKNSEESLKDRMHLMLGVSIEFLCFPRPEEPMEHVMSCLQALCTLLETPSAKSHIAEDQLLAVELLNVLHRLLLTRDPPAIQLQVTAVVQETIRAAQDQLKQQKLNAEEGEKDSQVVLGEGGEAGDLVPGKSLVFAAMELLVFILVRHLPQLNTRVTESPSHAAAKTQRLPEESLRLVANAVAILAELPSLCSPAGSMTILPTVLFLITGVLKETAVKTADNSVPATVSAALQAIKTIITSPMARGDSLQTQWTSLVRSSLASVLEYSQPDESRPDMDDVSMLTAITLFLLSASNELLGVTVLQNGCMECFRHALNSSDPSVQARCYQLLLSVFQHSSRALATPYIHNLAPLMVEKLKAVECRRPTTAAELQAVQEGIRVLENLVGMGEEQSRVPLLALLVPTLISYLLDEKSISSATQVSKSLHDFALQNLMRIGPLYPAAFKTVISAAPELKTRLESAVRANQASSKAKAAARQAQPTVQAAPTIKLKTSFF; this is encoded by the exons ATGGAGCTGGCCCACAGTCTGCTGCTCAATGAAGAAGCCCTAGCCCAGATCACCGAAGCAAAAAGGCCTGTCTTCATTTTCGAATGGCTCCGCTTCCTTGATAAAGTCCTGGTAGCAGCAAATAgg GTGGATgtgaaggagaagcagaagaagctTGTGGAGCAGTTGACAGGGCTGATTAGCAGTTCTCCTGGTCCCCCAACAAGAAAACTTTTGGCCAAAAATCTAGCAACCCTCTATAGCATCGGCGACACCTTCACTGTTTTCCAGACGCTGGATAAATGCAATGAAATCATTAAAAATAAGGATGACACACCTCTCTACCTTCCCACAAAATT GGCTGCTGTGGCATGTGTTGGAGCTTTTTACGAGAAGATGGGCCGAATGCTCGGGAGCTCTTTTCCAGACACCATCAACAATCTGTTAAAGGCTTTAAAGGGTGCAGAG TCCCAAGGAAGAGCAGAGATTCTCCTCAGCCTCCAGAAGGTGCTCTGTGGTCTGGGCGGAGCTGCGGCCTCATGTCATCGAGATATTTACAAGAACGCCCGATCTCTGCTCACCGACCGCTCCATGGCAGTGCGCTGTGCTGTAGCAAAG TGCCTGTTGGAGCTGCAGAATGAAGCTGTGTTCATGTGGACCACAGAACTGGAGAACATGGCGACCTCCTGCTTTAAGGCCCTGGAGGGTTCAAACTATGGTGTTCGAGTTGCTGTGGCTAAACTGTTGGGGACAGTCATGGCGACTGCCCTGATGCCTAAGCAAGCAGCTG TGATGCGGCAGAATGTGAAGCGGGCCACACTGGAGGAAGTGTTTGAGTTAATGTCCACCGGCTTCCTGCGTGGCGGCTCTGGCTTCCTGAAGAGTGGAGGGGAGATGTTGAAAGGGGGAGCCTCTGTGAGCAGGGAGGTGCGGGTGGGCGTCACACAG GCTTATGTTGTATTCGTGACCACGCTTGGCGGTCAGTGGTTGGAGCGCAACTTTGCGACGTTCCTCTCACATGTCCTGGACCTGGTGTCTCACCCGCGGGCCACGCAGACGCATGTGGAGGCGGTTTATTCTCGCCGATGTGTCTCCTTCATGCTGCGGGCCACCTTGGGGGGCTTGCTCGGGGAGAAGGCGCAAATTGCTGCCGGCAAAGAAATCTGTCAAGCCATCAGCAAGCAAATGAGGGCTGTGG AGGCAGTTGTCAACGACATCAGCGGGGAGAACAAGGCAGGTGCAGGCGATGTGTCTGCAAGTCAGCACGTTATGGTTTGTGCCCTGAAAGAACTCGGCAGCCTGGTGCAGAGTTTGAGTGCCACAGCTTCACCGCTCATCCAGGAGCCGTCCATTG GACTTCTGGAGACAGTGACTTCGGTGCTGCTGCATCCCAGCATGGCAGCTCGTCTGGCTGCTGCCTGGTGTCTACGCTGCGTTGCGGTGGCGCTGCCTTATCAGTTGACCCCTTTGCTGGACCGCTGCGCAGAGAGAATCAACAGCCTGAAGACCTCACCTGAGGCAGTCAGTGGTTACAGCTTTGCCATGGCAGCTCTCCTCGGTGGGGTTCATCAGTGCCCACTTGGTATACCTCACTCGAAGGGCAAG TCGGTGGTGAGTATAGCTGAAGACCTGCTGCGAACGGCTGCGCAGAACAGTCGACTGTCGCTGCAGCGCACACAGGCTGGATGGCTGCTGCTGGGAGCCCTAATGACACTAG GTCCCTCCTTAGTACGTTACCACCTCCCGAAgatgctgctgctctggagAAACGTGTTCCCTCGTTCCCAAAAAGAACTGGAGGCAGAAAAGGCCAGAGGAGACTCCTTCACCTGGCAGGTCACGTTGGAGGGACGAGCCGGGGCTCTGTGTG CGATGCGCAGTTTTGTGGCTCACTGTCCAGAGCTTCTGACGGAGGACATCATTCGTAGACTCATGACACCCATCGAATGTGCAATGACGATGATGTCTCA TGTCCCAGCGATCACTAAAGTTCATGGAGCTCATCTGAAAGCGAGTGCAGCAATGGTGAGGCTCAGGTTGTACGATATCCTGGCCTTACTCCCTCCGAAGACTTATGAAG GGAGCTTCAACGCATTGCTTAGGGAGCTGGTGGCAGAGTTCACATTGACTGAAAACTCTGCCAACACAACCACTTCTCTGCTACGCTCTCTCTGTCACTATGACGACAGCGTGCTCATGGGCTCCTGGCTGCAGGAAACAGACCACAAGTCCATTGAGGATCAG TTGCAGCCCAACAGTGCGTCTGGCAGTGGCGCCCTGGAACACGACCCTTCTTCGATTTACCTCCGTGTGCCTGTTGGTGAAGCCATCCCGGGTCCACTCCCTCTGGGCGTGTCTGTCATCGACGCTTCTGTGGCTCTGTTTGGTGTTGTTTTCCCTCATGTGTCTTTTAAGCACAG GCTTCAGATGCTGGATCACTTTGCAGAGTGTATAAAACAGGCCAAAGGTGTTCGACAGCAGGCTGTGCAACTGAATATCTTCACTGCTGTCCTCAGTGCCCTCAAG GGTTTGGCTGAGAACAAGAGTACTTTGGGCCCAGAGGAGGTACGGAAATCTGCTCTGGCTTTGGTGATGGGAGCTCTGGACAATCCCAACCCCATCCTGCGCTGTGCTGCCGGCGAAGCCCTCGGAAGGATGGCTCAAGTGGTGGGCGAAGCTACATTCATCGCGAGGATGGCTCAGACTAGTTTCGACAA GCTGAAGTCCGCCAGAGACGTTGTATCACGGACAGGGCATTCACTGGCTCTTGGTTGTCTGCATCGATATGTCGGCGGAATTGGCTCCGGGCAGCACTTAAAGACCAGCGTCAGTATCTTGTTGGCTCTAGCCCAGGATGGATCCTCTCATGAGGTCCAG ACTTGGGCTCTTCACTCTTTGGCTCTCATCGTGGATTCCAGCGGTCCTATGTACAGGGGCTATGTGGAGCCCACCCTCTCCCTGGTTCTGACTCTGCTGCTGACGGTGCCACCCTCTCACATTGAGGTGCATCAGTGCTTGGGTCGCTGCCTGGGAGCCCTTATCACCACTGTGGGCCCAGAATTACAGG GCAACGGTGCCACCATCTCCACCATCCGCTCCTCCTGCCTGGTCGGTTGTGCTATAATGCAAGATCACTCAGACTCCCTGGTGCAGGCTGCTGCCATCTCctgtctgcagcagctccacatgTTTGCACCTCGCCATGTCAACCTGTCCAGCCTTGTGCCCTGTCTATGT GTGCACCTCTGCAGCTCTCACCTCTTGTTACGTCGTGCTGCCGTAGCCTGCCTCAGACAACTTGCTCAGAGGGAAGCAGCCGAGGTCTGTGAATACGCCATGAGCTTAGCGAAGAAGGCAGGAGACGGCAAGGACAACAACATCATTA ATCTGAACATCTCAGAAACTGGACTGGAGGGGGCGCTGTTTGGGATGTTGGATAGGGAGACGGACAGGAAGCTGTGTTCCGATATTCATGACACACTGGGACACATGCTGTCATCTCTGGCAGTGGAAAAGCTGTCTCACTGGCTTAAACTCTGTAAGGATGTCCTGGCGGCAACCACTG ATGTGGGAGGTGCTGTTGCATTTGAAGTGGAGAAGGACGAGGAGGACGCTGAAAAAAAGGATGAGATGGATGATGATTCCATGTTTACGGGTCTCGGTGAGGATGACAAGTCCAAGCCGTCAGTGGCTCCACGATGGGTGACGCGAGTGTTTGCTGCGGACTGTTTATGCCGCATCATCCACCTGTGTGAGAATGCGGACAAAGCACACTTCGACCTGGCTGCTGCTCGTGCTGCACAAGCCAAGAACCCAAAAG GAGATCTGCTGGTGCTCCACTTGTCTGACCTGATTCGCATGGCTTTTATGGCTGCAACTGACCACAGCAACCAGCTGAGGATGGCTGGTCTGCAGGCTCTGGAAGACATCATTAAGAAGTTTGCTGCCGTTCCTGAGCCAGAGTTTCCTGGACACGTTATCTTGGAGCAATATCAGGCCAAT GTTGGAGCTGCATTGAGACCTGCTTTCTCACCAGACACTCCATCTGACATAACAGCTAAAGCTTGCCAG GTGTGCAGTACCTGGATTGGCAGCGGCGTTGTCAGCGACCTCAATGATCTGCGGCGAGTCCATAACCTGCTGGTGTCCTCACTAGACAAGGTGCAGGCTGGAAAAGGCTCTTCCAGTCAGTTGTACAGCGAGAGCGCCACTACAATGGAGAAACTGGCAGTACTCAAGGCGTGGGCTGAG GTTTATGTGGTGGCAATGAAGGTCAAGAAAGAGGCCGACTCCAAGCCCGCCAAGATGGTCCGAAGTGgagatgaagacgatgatgatCTGAGTGCTGATGTGCTTCCTCCTGACAGCCTCATCACTTTAGTGCAGCCAGAGTTGCCTTCCCTCAGTCAGCTGTGGCTTGCTATGCTGAGAGATTACGCTCTGCTGACCTTACCAGCAGAGTTCTCCAgtcagcttccccctgatg GCGGAGCCTTTTACACCCCAGAGACCATAGATACAGCGAGGCTTCATTACCGCAGCTCCTGGGCTCCTGTCCTGCACGCAGTGGCCTTGTGGCTGAACAGCACGGGATttgaaggaggaaaagaaactgcTCCTTCAGCACCATCAAAGAGTCCTGTATTGCCCGCCGGAGCCTCTTTGTCTAATAAGAACTCTGAGGAGTCTCTGAAAGACAGGATGCACCTAATGCTGG GTGTCAGCATAGAGTTCCTTTGCTTCCCTCGCCCGGAGGAACCCATGGAACATGTGATGTCTTGCCTGCAGGCTTTGTGCACTTTGCTGGAAACTCCCTCAGCTAAAAGTCACATAGCCGAGGACCAG CTGTTAGCAGTAGAGCTCTTGAATGTGCTTCATCGACTGCTGTTGACCCGGGACCCACCAGCCATCCAGCTGCAGGTGACTGCAGTCGTACAAGAGACCATCAGAGCTGCACAGGACCAACTCAAGCAACAGAAACTCAACGCGG AGGAAGGTGAAAAAGACTCCCAAGTGGTTCTAGgggaaggaggagaagcaggagatcTTGTTCCCGGAAAATCGCTGGTGTTCGCAGCTATGGAGCTGCTGGTTTTCATCCTGGTTCGTCATCTACCACAGCTGAACACACGTGTGACGGAGTCCCCCAGCCACGCGGCAGCAAAGACGCAGCGGCTGCCTGAGGAAAGCTTGCGACTGGTGGCAAATGCCGTCGCCATCCTGGCTGAGCTGCCATCGCTCTGTTCGCCTGCTG GAAGCATGACTATCCTACCCACCGTTCTTTTCCTAATAACTGGTGTACTGAAAGAAACTGCAGTCAAAACTGCTGACAACTCAGTGCCTGCTACTGTGTCCGCTGCTCTGCAAGCCATCAAGACCATCATCACGTCTCCCATGGCTCGAGGAGACAGTCTGCAGACACAGTGGACCAGCCTGGTCAGGAGCAGTCTGGCCTCTGTACTAGAGTATTCGCAGCCAG ACGAGTCCAGACCTGATATGGATGACGTCAGTATGTTGACAGCCATTACACTGTTCCTACTGTCTGCCAGCAACGAACTTCTTGGAGTGACCGTCCTGCAGAACGGCTGCATGGAGTGCTTCCGTCACGCCCTCAACTCCTCTGATCCTTCG GTTCAGGCTCGCTGCTACCAACTGTTATTGTCAGTGTTTCAGCACTCCAGTCGAGCCCTGGCGACCCCTTACATTCACAATCTTGCGCCTCTCATGGTGGAAAAGCTAAAGGCAGTTGAGTGTCGTCGGCCAACGACGGCTGCTGAGCTGCAGGCGGTGCAGGAGGGCATCAGGGTCCTGGAAAATCTGGTCGGCATGGGTGAAGAGCAGAGCC GGGTTCCCCTTTTGGCTCTTCTTGTTCCGACGCTCATCTCTTACCTTTTGGATGAAAAGAGCATCTCATCTGCAACCCAAGTCTCCAAAAGCCTGCACGATTTTGCCCTCCAAAACTTGATGCGGATCGGTCCACTCTACCCTGCTGCCTTCAAAACTGTGATTAGCGCTGCACCTGAGCTGAAGACTCGTCTGGAGTCAGCTGTCCGTGCGAATCAAGCGAGCAGCAAAGCCAAGGCTGCAGCCAGGCAAGCTCAGCCCACCGTGCAGGCCGCACCAACCATCAAACTCAAGACCAGTTTCTTCTGA